AAGCCGATGAGCCGCGCGGAGAGCGACAAGCTGGAGGAGTTCGCCAAGCAGAACGGCGCCAAGGGACTGGCGCGTGCCAAGGTGGCCGAGGGCGGTGAGTGGACGCAGTCGCCCCTGTCCAAGACGATCACCCCGGCGCTGCGCCAGGCCATCAACCAGGCGTGCAACGCGAAGACGGGCGACCTCATCCTGTTCCAGTTCGGCCGCGAGTCGCTGGTGCACACGGTGATGGCGAACCTGCGCGTGCACGTGGCCAAGAAGCTCGGGCTCATCCCCGAGTACGGCAGCGGCGGCGTGTGGAAGTTCCTCTGGGTCGTCAACCCGCCCCTCTTCGAGTACGACGAGGAGACCAAGACGTGGGCGGCCGCGCACCACGCCTTCACCCGGCCGCACGACGAGGACGTGGAGTACCTGCTGACGGATCCGGGCCGCGTGAAGTGCCACCGCTACGACGTGGTGCTCAACGGCTTCGAGATCGGCGGCGGCTCCATCCGTCTGCATGATCCGAAGGTGCAGGCGGAGGTGTTCAAGGCGCTGGGCATCTCGGACGAGGAGGCGAAGACGAAGTTCGGCTTCCTCCTGGACGCGCTCAAGTTCGGCGCGCCGCCGCACGGTGGCATCGCGCTGGGCATGGACCGGCTGGTGATGCTGCTGACCGGCGCCGAGTCCCTGCGTGACGTCATCCCGTTCCCCAAGACGAAGATGGGCACGGACCTGATGACGGGCGCGCCGGGCGACGTGGACGACAGGCAGCTGCGCGAGGTCCACGTGCGCCCCGTGCCGCTGCCGCAGAAGTAGGCCAGGGGGATTCCAGGCGATGAAGACGTTCCTCGTGGTGAACCCGCGCAGTGCCGGTGGACAGACGGGCAAGCGGTGGGCCGAGATCTCTGGCCATGTGACCCGGGCGATCGGTGACTTCGGCTTCGGGTTCACCGAGGGCGCCATGGACGCGACGCGGCTGACGCGCCAGGCGCTCTTGGATGGCTACGAGTGCGTCGCCGCGGTGGGCGGTGACGGCACCGTCAACGAGGTCGTCAACGGCTTCTTCGCCGACGGCAAGGCCATCAACCCCCAGGCCGCCCTGGGGCTCATCCCCCGGGGCACTGGCGGCGACTTCCGGCGTGCCTTCGGGTGGGACCTGGAGCTGGACTCGGCCCTGGCGCGGCTGCGCTCCGACAAGACCGAGCCCTTCGACGTGGGGCTGGCCGAGTACGTCAACCACCAGGGCCAGAAGGAGTCGCGCTACTTCGCCAACATCGCCTCCTTCGGCGTGAGCGCGGAGGTGGCCCACGAGGTCAACACCGGCAGCAAGGCGCTCGGCGGCAACCTGAGCTTCGTCTGGGGCACGGTCAAGACGATGGCGAGGTACAAGGACCGCCGCGTGCGTCTGCGCGTGGACGGCGGCGAGCCCGAGGAGCTGGGCATCACCGTCGTCGCCGTGTCCAACGGGCGCTACTTCGGCAGTGGCATGTGCGTGGCTCCCAAGGCCATCACCCATGACGGGCTCTTCGAGCTCACCATCTGGCGCGACTACGGCGTGCACGACTTCGTCATCAAGTCCAAGGGCGTCTACAACGGTGACCACATCACCTGGAACAAGACGCGCTACCTCCAGTGCCGCACCCTCGAGGCCGAGAGCGATCAGGACGTCCTCCTGGAGATGGATGGCGAGGTGCCCGGCAAGCTGCCCTGCCGCATCTCCATCCTGCCCGGCGCCATCCGCTTGAAGGTGTAGCCCTCTCCGTCCACTCACGTGGACTCGTGCCGCCTGTCTCCTCGTGGGGCTGGCGGCCTTCTTTTTTTCCGCGACTCGACCTTGGAAGTTAGCCTGTTCCGGCGTACTTTTGAAATCAGGTACGCCGGAGCACTCCATGCCAGACAGAGATCCGTCGCAGCTCGACCTCTTCACCGGAGCCCCCAGCCCCACGCCGCCCCGTGGGCGCCGGCGCGGGCACGAGGAGCCCGTGGGCCCCGCCGAGCAACCCGAGGACGTGAGGGCGCTCGGTGAGCACCTTCCCCCGGGTTTGCACCTGGGCACCTCCTCCTGGTCGTTCCCGGGCTGGAAGGCCATCGTCTACGACCGCGAGGCCACCGCGGCACGCCTCGCCCGCGAGGGGCTCGCCGCGTACTCCCGGCACCCCGTGCTGCGCACCGTGGGCGTGGACCGGACCTTCTACGCTCCCATTCCCGCCTCCACCTTCGCCGAGTACGCCGAGCAGGTGCCCCCTGGCTTCCGCTTCCTCGTGAAGGCCCACGAGGCCTGTACGCTCGCGCGCTGGCCCGTGCACCAGCGCTATGGTGACCTGCGCGGTCAGCTCAACGACCGCTTCCTGGATGCCGCCTACGCCCGGGACCTGGTGGTGGCCCCCTTCGTCGAGGGATTGGGTGACAAGGCCGGGCCGCTCGTCTTCCAGTTGCCCCCGCAACATCCGGAGGACCTCGGGGAGGGCGGGCCCTTCGTGGAGCGGCTGCACGCCTTCCTCGCGGCGCTGCCCCGCGGCCCCCTCTACGCCGTCGAGTTCCGCAACGAGTCCCTCCTGACGGAGGCCCTGGCCCAGGCGCTCTCGGACGTCGGGGTGTGTCCGGTGCTCGCCGCCTGGAAGAACATGCCCCCCGTGGAGCGGCAGGCCGTGCGCACCCGGGCGCTGAGCGCTCCAGCCCTGGTGGTGCGCTGGATGCTGCCGCCGAACCTCGACTACGAGGAGGCCCGCCGGCGCTACTTCCCCTTCGACAAGCTGGTGGACGAGGACGTGCGCACCCGCGAGGCCATCGCCCGCGTCTCCGCCGCGGCCCTCGGGGCCGGGCGCCCCGTTTTCGTTACGCTCAACAACAAAGCGGAAGGAAGTGCTCCCCTGTCCGCCGTGCTCCTGGCGCGCAGCGTCATGTCGCGAACTCGAAACACCGGCGTTGTGGACTCTTGATCAATGCGGGTGTGCGCTTATGGTGAGGGATGTAGCAGGTGGGTCACCCGTTGGACTGAGCACGCGGCTTGCTTGGAAGGGCAGTCATGAGATCGGTCCTTGTTGCAGCGCTCGTGGCACGCATGGCGGCGTCCGGAGGGGCGGGCGCTGGCGTCGAGGAGGCTGCTCAACGCCAGCAACCCAGCGACACCTGGGAAGACGTGCGTAAACAATTCGCCGCCCTGCGAAACGAGATTTCCACCTTGGAGAGCGAATTTCGCGACGCCCAGGAGCGCCACCGCCTTGACGCGGAGCGCAAGCAGCGCCAGCTGGAGCTCGAGCGCCGTGGTCAGCCCTGACCAGGACAGCGACGGCGACCCCGATTTCGACCCCGAAGCACCGGTGGAAGTTCCCCTGGATGGGAACCTCGACCTGCATCTGTTTCACCCCCGCGACGTCAAGGACGTCGTCTCCGAGTACCTCTGGGCCTGCCGTCAGAAGGGCGTACTCGATGTCCGCATCATCCACGGCAAGGGGACGGGCGCGCTGAGGCGCACTGTCCAGGCCCTCCTCCCGAAGCTGCCCGAGGTCGAGTCGTTCCGCTCCGCTTCCGAGGCCGACGGCGGATGGGGCGCCACCTGGGTCCGGTTGACGCCCCTGGCGCCAGGGAACTCCGAAGGGTAGTCCGGTACCCTCACCCCGACCCTCTCCCGGAGGGAGAGGGGAGATTGAGGGCTCAGGACAGCCAGAAGTAGGCGGAGGCGATGAGCGAACGCTTCTCCGTCACCTTCGACTTGTTGGCCAGGTCCGCCACCTGCCGGTCCTTCGCCGCGTAGCGCTTCTCTTCCTCGTTGCGCAACGAGGCCAGCTTCTTGCGGTACTCGCGCTCCAGCCGCTCCGCGTGCCCTCGGGCCTTCACTCGCTCCGCGGGGTCCTCCTGCGCGCACACCACCTTACGCGCCTCCTGCCAGGCCTCGCGCGCCTTCTCCACCTGCTCGCGCGACTCCAGCAGGCAGTCCTCCGCGTACCGGTCCGCTCGCTCCCGCGCCAGGTCCAGCTCCAGCGCGTTGCGCCGCTCCGCCGCCCGGAGGATCTCCTCCTTGGCCGCCATCAGCGCCTGCTCCTGCATCAGCGACACCGACACCGGAGGCGGCTGCCGGCGCCGCTCCTCCTTGGCCGACAGCTTCACGAAGTGCTCGCCGTCCGTGAGCGGCAGCGCCCGGAAGCCCTTGCCGTCCCGTTCCAGCACCAGCACCAGGTGCACCATCTTCTCCTCGGCCTTCAGGCCCGTCGTCTCGAACTTGTAGACGAACCACCAGCCCTCGCTGCCCGCCAGCCGCGCCAGTCGGGCCGGCAGTTCCGCCGCGCTCAGCTGGAGGTAGTTGATGGCGTCGTGCGTCCGGTCGCGCACCGCGTAGGCCGCCTTGGCCACCTGGAGCCGGCCCGAGGCGCTGTTGTTGCCCAGCACCGAG
This is a stretch of genomic DNA from Archangium violaceum. It encodes these proteins:
- a CDS encoding diacylglycerol/lipid kinase family protein yields the protein MKTFLVVNPRSAGGQTGKRWAEISGHVTRAIGDFGFGFTEGAMDATRLTRQALLDGYECVAAVGGDGTVNEVVNGFFADGKAINPQAALGLIPRGTGGDFRRAFGWDLELDSALARLRSDKTEPFDVGLAEYVNHQGQKESRYFANIASFGVSAEVAHEVNTGSKALGGNLSFVWGTVKTMARYKDRRVRLRVDGGEPEELGITVVAVSNGRYFGSGMCVAPKAITHDGLFELTIWRDYGVHDFVIKSKGVYNGDHITWNKTRYLQCRTLEAESDQDVLLEMDGEVPGKLPCRISILPGAIRLKV
- a CDS encoding DUF72 domain-containing protein; this encodes MPDRDPSQLDLFTGAPSPTPPRGRRRGHEEPVGPAEQPEDVRALGEHLPPGLHLGTSSWSFPGWKAIVYDREATAARLAREGLAAYSRHPVLRTVGVDRTFYAPIPASTFAEYAEQVPPGFRFLVKAHEACTLARWPVHQRYGDLRGQLNDRFLDAAYARDLVVAPFVEGLGDKAGPLVFQLPPQHPEDLGEGGPFVERLHAFLAALPRGPLYAVEFRNESLLTEALAQALSDVGVCPVLAAWKNMPPVERQAVRTRALSAPALVVRWMLPPNLDYEEARRRYFPFDKLVDEDVRTREAIARVSAAALGAGRPVFVTLNNKAEGSAPLSAVLLARSVMSRTRNTGVVDS
- a CDS encoding Smr/MutS family protein: MVSPDQDSDGDPDFDPEAPVEVPLDGNLDLHLFHPRDVKDVVSEYLWACRQKGVLDVRIIHGKGTGALRRTVQALLPKLPEVESFRSASEADGGWGATWVRLTPLAPGNSEG